The Parcubacteria group bacterium ADurb.Bin159 sequence TGGTGCTATAGTAAGATACAGAAGCATAGGTTTGCCATTTTTATATGCAATGTTGTTTTGCCTTTGGGATTTAGAAAAACTGAAAAAACTTTTGCCTTTAAAAATTCGATAAGTGTTGGAGCAAGCAGAGTGAGCTTGCGAACTCTGCGAAGCAAGTACAGACAAACTTTGCATTAAAGAAATTTTATCTATCATTGTGAAGTTTTTAAAAACTCACTACTAAACACTAAAAACTCAACACTAAAAACTCTTTACCTTCTGTAAGTTCGCAAGCTCGGTTCAACTTTATGAACTTTACGAACTTTATAAACTTTTAACTGATTTTCCCCATCTATCGTAGGTTATTTCAATTTGCATTAAATCTAAAATTCTAAAAATAACAGTATTAACTAAGTCTTCAATATTTGTGGGCTTGTTATAAAATGAAGG is a genomic window containing:
- a CDS encoding putative aromatic acid decarboxylase produces the protein MELISLSGGIIFPASPSFYNKPTNIEDLVNTVIFRILDLMQIEITYDRWGKSVKSL